In Paractinoplanes brasiliensis, the following proteins share a genomic window:
- a CDS encoding Rieske (2Fe-2S) protein, which yields MTFELVGAAADVAKGTVISVEVDGVDIAVVHADDDNFYAVRDECSHAAVPLSEGEIDGCTLECWLHGSRFDLRTGEPSGPPAFSPVATFPVEIRDGDIYVSTTPSNGVNP from the coding sequence ATGACCTTCGAACTCGTCGGCGCGGCGGCGGACGTCGCCAAGGGCACGGTGATCTCGGTCGAGGTCGACGGCGTCGACATCGCCGTGGTGCACGCCGACGACGACAACTTCTACGCCGTACGCGATGAGTGCTCCCACGCCGCGGTCCCGCTCTCCGAGGGGGAGATCGACGGGTGCACGCTCGAGTGCTGGCTGCACGGCTCCCGGTTCGACCTGCGCACCGGGGAACCGAGCGGCCCGCCCGCGTTCTCCCCGGTGGCGACCTTCCCCGTCGAGATCCGCGACGGCGACATCTATGTATCGACGACCCCGAGTAATGGAGTAAACCCGTGA
- the sufD gene encoding Fe-S cluster assembly protein SufD, giving the protein MTTETTIAPPSTKSQVLSSFDVTEFPAVNGLEEEWRFTPIKRLRELVTATALTGTAPQLETGELPAGVSVTAGATVEPVLTPFDRISALAYGSSDGVTLIEVAPETEPEQAVVIRLVGKGGEAAAARTFVKIGAFAKVTLVLEQTGTATLADNIEVVVGDSAQLTFVTIADWDAGAVQAQHVRIRLGRDARASHVQVALGGDLVRQFTSVEYTGRGGDAELWGLYFADAGQHFEHRQLVDHSVPDCRSYVGYRGALQGASAQTVWVGDVLIRAAATGTETYEINRNLILTDGAVAHSVPNLEIETGEIVGAGHASATGRFDDEQLFYLMARGIPEAEARRLVVRGFFVELINKIPVEELRERLGDAIESRLAEYSS; this is encoded by the coding sequence ATGACCACGGAAACCACGATTGCCCCGCCCAGCACCAAGTCGCAGGTGCTGTCGTCGTTCGACGTCACCGAGTTCCCGGCCGTCAACGGCCTGGAGGAGGAGTGGCGCTTCACCCCGATCAAGCGGCTGCGCGAGCTGGTCACCGCCACGGCGCTGACCGGCACCGCGCCGCAGCTTGAGACGGGTGAGCTGCCCGCCGGTGTCAGCGTGACCGCCGGGGCGACGGTCGAGCCGGTGCTCACGCCGTTCGACCGGATCAGCGCCCTGGCGTACGGCTCGTCCGACGGCGTGACGCTGATCGAGGTCGCACCCGAGACCGAGCCCGAGCAGGCCGTCGTGATCCGGCTGGTCGGCAAGGGCGGCGAGGCCGCGGCCGCGCGCACGTTCGTCAAGATCGGCGCGTTCGCCAAGGTCACGCTGGTGCTCGAGCAGACCGGCACGGCCACCCTGGCCGACAACATCGAGGTCGTGGTCGGCGACAGCGCTCAGCTGACCTTCGTCACGATCGCCGACTGGGACGCCGGCGCGGTGCAGGCGCAGCACGTCCGGATCCGCCTTGGCCGCGACGCCCGCGCCAGTCACGTCCAGGTGGCCCTGGGCGGCGACCTGGTCCGCCAGTTCACCTCGGTCGAGTACACCGGCCGCGGCGGTGACGCCGAGCTGTGGGGCCTCTACTTCGCCGACGCCGGCCAGCACTTCGAGCACCGCCAGCTGGTCGACCACTCGGTGCCGGACTGCCGCAGCTACGTCGGCTACCGGGGCGCCCTGCAGGGCGCGTCGGCGCAGACCGTCTGGGTCGGCGACGTGCTCATCCGCGCGGCGGCGACGGGCACCGAGACGTACGAGATCAACCGGAACCTGATCCTGACCGACGGGGCGGTGGCCCACTCGGTGCCCAACCTCGAGATCGAGACGGGCGAGATCGTCGGCGCCGGGCACGCCAGCGCGACCGGCCGCTTCGACGACGAGCAGCTGTTCTACCTGATGGCGCGCGGCATTCCCGAGGCCGAGGCGCGCCGGCTGGTGGTGCGCGGGTTCTTCGTCGAGCTGATCAACAAGATCCCGGTCGAGGAGCTGCGCGAGCGGCTGGGAGACGCCATCGAGTCACGTCTGGCGGAGTACTCCTCATGA
- the sufB gene encoding Fe-S cluster assembly protein SufB: MTDQIATQEEHLAALGKYEYGWADADVAGAAAQRGLSEAVVRDISAKKNEPEWMLNLRLKGLRLFDRKPMPSWGADLTGIDFQNIKYFVRSTEKQAASWEDLPEDIKATYDRLGIPEAEKQRLVAGVAAQYESEVVYHKIREDLEEQGVVFLDTDTALKEHEDIFKEYFGTVIPVGDNKFAALNTSVWSGGSFIYVPKGVHVEIPLQAYFRINTENMGQFERTLIIADEGSYVHYVEGCTAPIYSSDSLHSAVVEIVVKKNARVRYTTIQNWSNNVYNLVTKRATCEEGATMEWIDGNIGSKVTMKYPAVYMTGPHAKGEVLSVAMAGEGQHQDAGAKMVHAAPHTSSTIVSKSIARGGGRTSYRGLVQVLEGSSRSKSTVKCDALLVDTISRSDTYPYVDIREDDVAMGHEATVSKVSEDQLFYLMSRGLSEDEAMAMIVRGFIEPIAKELPMEYALELNRLIELQMEGAVG, encoded by the coding sequence ATGACCGACCAGATCGCTACTCAGGAAGAGCACCTCGCCGCCCTGGGCAAGTACGAGTACGGCTGGGCCGACGCCGACGTCGCGGGCGCCGCGGCTCAGCGCGGTCTGTCCGAGGCCGTGGTGCGCGACATCTCCGCGAAGAAGAACGAGCCCGAGTGGATGCTCAACCTCCGGCTCAAGGGCCTGCGGCTGTTCGACCGCAAGCCGATGCCGTCGTGGGGCGCGGACCTCACCGGCATCGACTTCCAGAACATCAAGTACTTCGTGCGCTCGACCGAGAAGCAGGCGGCCAGCTGGGAAGATCTGCCCGAGGACATCAAGGCCACGTACGACCGGCTGGGCATCCCCGAGGCCGAGAAGCAGCGCCTGGTGGCCGGCGTCGCCGCGCAGTACGAGTCCGAGGTCGTCTACCACAAGATCCGTGAGGATCTCGAGGAGCAGGGTGTCGTCTTCCTCGACACCGACACCGCCCTCAAGGAGCACGAGGACATCTTCAAGGAGTACTTCGGCACCGTCATCCCGGTCGGCGACAACAAGTTCGCCGCGCTGAACACGTCGGTGTGGTCGGGCGGCTCCTTCATCTACGTGCCGAAGGGCGTGCACGTCGAGATCCCGCTGCAGGCCTACTTCCGGATCAACACCGAGAACATGGGCCAGTTCGAGCGGACGCTGATCATCGCCGACGAGGGCAGCTACGTGCACTACGTCGAGGGCTGCACCGCGCCGATCTACTCGTCGGACTCGCTGCACTCCGCGGTCGTCGAGATTGTCGTGAAGAAGAACGCCCGGGTGCGTTACACGACCATCCAGAACTGGTCGAACAACGTCTACAACCTGGTCACCAAGCGCGCCACCTGCGAAGAGGGCGCGACCATGGAGTGGATCGACGGCAACATCGGCTCCAAGGTGACGATGAAGTACCCGGCCGTCTACATGACCGGCCCGCACGCCAAGGGCGAGGTGCTCAGCGTGGCCATGGCCGGCGAGGGCCAGCACCAGGACGCCGGGGCCAAGATGGTGCACGCCGCGCCGCACACCTCCTCGACGATCGTCTCGAAGTCGATCGCCCGGGGCGGCGGCCGCACGTCGTACCGGGGCCTCGTGCAGGTGCTGGAGGGCTCGTCGCGCTCCAAGAGCACGGTCAAGTGCGACGCGCTCCTGGTCGACACGATCTCCCGCTCGGACACCTACCCGTACGTCGACATCCGCGAGGACGACGTGGCGATGGGGCACGAGGCGACCGTCTCCAAGGTCAGCGAGGACCAGCTCTTCTACCTGATGAGCCGCGGTCTCTCCGAGGACGAGGCGATGGCGATGATCGTGCGCGGCTTCATCGAGCCGATCGCCAAGGAGCTGCCGATGGAGTACGCCCTCGAACTGAACCGTCTCATTGAGCTCCAGATGGAAGGCGCGGTCGGCTAA
- a CDS encoding helix-turn-helix transcriptional regulator, with protein sequence MKNEVLIRTGAVASATASDGRTRDRVAQLLLERGSATAAELGACLGLSPAAIRKHLDAMLAESLVEAREVRNSGPRGRGRPAKTFVLTAAARESFPHFYDGIATAALRWIAQQHGPEGVTAFASAQVVALEERCRAALEEAGDDPMARAEALAEALTAEGYAANASTIATGGQLCQHHCPVAHVAAEFPQLCDAETEVISRLIGTHVQRLATIAHGDGVCTTHIPGIPRPTSPPPPKNGMKTATLRTNK encoded by the coding sequence GTGAAAAACGAGGTGCTGATCCGGACCGGGGCTGTGGCGTCCGCCACCGCATCCGACGGACGCACCCGTGACCGGGTCGCCCAGCTGCTGCTGGAGCGGGGTTCGGCCACCGCGGCCGAGCTCGGCGCCTGTCTCGGGCTGAGCCCGGCGGCGATCCGCAAGCATCTGGACGCGATGCTCGCCGAGAGCCTGGTCGAGGCGCGTGAGGTCCGCAACTCCGGTCCTCGTGGCCGCGGCCGCCCGGCCAAGACGTTCGTGCTCACGGCCGCCGCCCGCGAGTCGTTCCCGCACTTCTACGACGGCATCGCGACCGCCGCGCTGCGCTGGATCGCTCAGCAGCACGGTCCCGAGGGCGTCACCGCCTTCGCGTCGGCCCAGGTGGTGGCGCTCGAGGAGAGGTGCCGCGCCGCGCTCGAGGAGGCCGGCGACGACCCGATGGCCCGGGCGGAGGCGCTCGCTGAGGCGCTGACCGCCGAGGGCTACGCTGCCAACGCGTCGACGATCGCGACCGGCGGGCAGCTCTGCCAGCATCACTGCCCGGTGGCGCACGTGGCCGCCGAGTTCCCTCAGCTCTGCGACGCCGAGACCGAGGTCATCTCCAGGCTCATCGGCACGCACGTCCAGCGTCTCGCCACCATCGCGCACGGCGATGGGGTGTGCACCACGCACATCCCAGGAATCCCCCGTCCAACCAGCCCGCCGCCGCCCAAAAACGGAATGAAGACAGCCACACTAAGGACAAATAAATGA
- a CDS encoding COX15/CtaA family protein has product MTGVRFLPLRPLALASLVANIALIVTGAAVRLTGSGLGCPTWPRCTDESYTTTAEMGVHGVIEFGNRLLTFALGIIAVACVVAALLERPRRRSRVLLSVAVLFYIPLQAVIGGITVLTNLNPWVVGLHFLVSIVIIAFAYALWRRSAEGDGPPVPLVPRPVNHLAWVLTAASAAVIALGVVVTGSGPHAGDLDAKRNGLDPATASQAHADVVFLLIGLTVALIFALRAIQAPSTTVRAAIVLLVVELAQGLIGFVQYFTHLPVVLVGIHMLGSALVWTSTLAVVWSLRSRPLEPATPAAQPAVPLPTAAEEPIATSR; this is encoded by the coding sequence ATGACCGGGGTGAGGTTCCTGCCGTTGCGCCCTCTGGCCCTGGCGTCCCTGGTCGCCAACATCGCGCTGATCGTCACCGGTGCGGCGGTCCGCCTGACCGGCTCCGGTCTGGGCTGCCCGACCTGGCCCCGGTGCACCGACGAGTCGTACACGACCACCGCCGAGATGGGCGTGCACGGGGTCATCGAGTTCGGCAACCGGCTCCTCACGTTCGCGCTCGGGATCATCGCCGTGGCTTGCGTGGTCGCCGCCCTGCTGGAACGCCCCCGCCGCCGCTCCCGGGTGCTGCTGAGCGTCGCCGTGCTGTTCTACATCCCGCTGCAGGCCGTGATCGGCGGCATCACGGTGCTGACCAACCTCAACCCGTGGGTGGTCGGCCTGCACTTCCTGGTCTCGATCGTCATCATTGCCTTCGCGTACGCGTTGTGGCGGCGCAGCGCCGAGGGCGACGGCCCGCCCGTCCCGCTGGTGCCCCGCCCCGTCAACCACCTCGCGTGGGTCCTGACAGCGGCCTCGGCGGCGGTGATCGCCCTCGGCGTGGTGGTGACCGGCAGCGGCCCGCACGCCGGCGACCTCGACGCCAAGCGCAACGGCCTCGACCCGGCCACGGCCTCCCAGGCCCACGCCGACGTGGTGTTTCTACTGATCGGCCTCACGGTCGCCCTGATCTTCGCGCTGCGGGCGATCCAGGCCCCCTCAACCACCGTACGGGCGGCGATCGTCCTGCTGGTCGTCGAGCTGGCCCAGGGGCTGATCGGCTTCGTCCAGTACTTCACCCACCTGCCCGTCGTGCTGGTCGGCATCCACATGCTCGGCTCCGCCCTGGTCTGGACGTCCACGCTCGCGGTCGTGTGGTCGCTGCGCTCCCGCCCCCTGGAGCCGGCCACACCCGCGGCCCAGCCCGCCGTGCCCTTGCCCACGGCCGCCGAAGAGCCGATCGCCACCTCGCGCTGA
- a CDS encoding ATP-grasp domain-containing protein: MTPRPPATRDHSRVALVTCDLFPDLYQDDQDLRDLLRQRGVEAEAVRWDDATADWGSYDLAVIRSPWDYVPRREQFIAWAHSVPRLLNPADVLEWNTDKRYLGELAGAGLPVTPTEFVAPGRQWTPPTEGEWVVKPTVSAASQDTGRYRLPGQRALAEAHVARLTAAGRTAMVQPYLSAVDEFGETALICLPDATGALTFSHAVRKGPMLTGPDDGTIKPGSETIDPRTPTPAERHTAERVLTHVPGGPERLLYARVDLIPGPGGDPLLVELELTEPSLFLRESDGAAQRLSDAITIRL; this comes from the coding sequence GTGACCCCCCGACCCCCAGCGACCCGGGATCACTCCCGGGTCGCTCTCGTTACCTGCGACCTCTTCCCGGACCTCTACCAGGACGACCAGGACCTGCGCGACCTCCTACGGCAGCGCGGCGTCGAGGCGGAGGCCGTCCGCTGGGACGACGCCACCGCCGACTGGGGCTCCTACGACCTGGCCGTGATCCGCTCACCGTGGGACTACGTGCCCCGCCGGGAACAGTTCATCGCCTGGGCGCACAGCGTTCCCCGGCTGCTCAACCCGGCCGACGTCCTCGAGTGGAACACCGACAAGCGCTACCTCGGCGAACTCGCCGGCGCCGGCCTGCCGGTGACCCCGACCGAGTTCGTGGCCCCCGGCCGGCAGTGGACCCCGCCCACCGAGGGCGAGTGGGTCGTCAAACCCACGGTCAGCGCGGCCAGCCAGGACACCGGCCGCTACCGCCTGCCCGGCCAGCGGGCCCTGGCGGAGGCCCACGTGGCCCGCCTGACGGCCGCCGGTCGCACCGCCATGGTGCAGCCCTACCTGTCCGCGGTCGACGAGTTCGGCGAGACCGCGCTCATCTGCCTGCCCGACGCGACCGGCGCCCTGACGTTCAGCCACGCCGTCCGCAAGGGTCCGATGCTCACCGGCCCCGACGACGGCACCATCAAGCCCGGCAGCGAGACGATCGACCCCCGCACGCCGACCCCGGCCGAACGGCACACCGCCGAACGCGTGCTCACCCACGTCCCCGGCGGCCCCGAGCGCCTGCTCTACGCCCGGGTCGACCTGATTCCAGGCCCCGGCGGCGACCCGCTCCTGGTCGAACTCGAACTGACCGAGCCCAGCCTCTTCCTCCGCGAGTCCGACGGCGCGGCCCAGCGCCTCTCCGACGCCATCACCATCCGCCTCTGA
- a CDS encoding heme o synthase, protein MITERSVAGRAPGVPEEAADAAVPETRRDVVTLFRAYLALCKPQIVELLLVTTVPAMMVAAGGWPDLRTLAVVLIGGAMAGGAASALNCYIDRDIDQVMRRTKRRPLPANTVTPRSVLVFGLTLAVISVALMAVFTNWLATALTAGAIFYYDVVYTLWLKRRTPANTFWGGICGSAPVIIGWAAVTGTVAPLGWALFAVVFFWQMPHFYALAIKYKDDYARAGVPMLPVVRSVGRVNFEILLYTVLTVASSLVAWPLGLGWIYGVAAVLTGAAFLAEAVLLARRTSAGQPAKPMRLFHWSITYLTILFIAVAVDALI, encoded by the coding sequence ATGATCACCGAGCGTTCCGTCGCAGGACGGGCGCCCGGCGTTCCTGAGGAGGCCGCGGACGCGGCTGTCCCCGAGACGCGTCGCGATGTCGTAACCCTGTTCCGCGCCTACCTGGCGCTGTGCAAGCCGCAAATCGTCGAGCTCCTGCTGGTGACGACCGTCCCGGCCATGATGGTGGCCGCCGGCGGGTGGCCTGACCTGCGCACACTCGCCGTGGTGCTGATCGGCGGGGCGATGGCGGGCGGCGCCGCGAGCGCGCTCAACTGCTACATCGACCGCGACATCGACCAGGTCATGCGGCGCACCAAGCGGCGGCCGCTGCCGGCCAACACGGTCACCCCGAGGTCGGTGCTCGTCTTCGGGCTGACCCTCGCCGTGATCTCGGTCGCGTTGATGGCGGTCTTCACGAACTGGCTGGCCACGGCGCTGACGGCCGGAGCCATCTTCTACTACGACGTCGTCTACACGCTCTGGCTCAAGCGCCGCACCCCGGCCAACACGTTCTGGGGCGGCATCTGCGGGTCGGCCCCCGTGATCATCGGCTGGGCGGCCGTGACCGGCACCGTGGCCCCGCTGGGATGGGCGCTTTTTGCGGTTGTTTTCTTTTGGCAGATGCCGCACTTCTACGCGCTCGCCATCAAGTACAAGGACGACTATGCGCGGGCCGGCGTGCCGATGCTGCCGGTCGTCCGCTCGGTGGGCCGGGTCAACTTCGAGATCCTGCTCTACACAGTGCTCACCGTGGCGTCCTCGCTCGTCGCCTGGCCGCTGGGCCTGGGCTGGATCTACGGCGTGGCCGCCGTCCTGACCGGTGCGGCCTTCCTGGCCGAGGCGGTGCTGCTGGCCCGTCGCACCTCGGCCGGGCAGCCGGCCAAGCCGATGCGGCTGTTCCACTGGTCCATCACCTATCTGACCATCCTGTTCATCGCGGTCGCGGTGGACGCCCTCATCTGA
- the tkt gene encoding transketolase: MAATDPALNWSDLDRKAVDTVRVLAMDAVEKSGNGHPGTAMSLAPAAYLLFNRVMRHDPTDPHWAGRDRFVLSCGHSSLTLYIQLYLNGFGLALDDLASLRQWDSLTPGHPEYGHTPGVEVTTGPLGQGIGNAVGMAMAARRERGLFDPEPKPGDSLFDHHVYVLCSDGDVEEGVSHESSAIAGVQKLGNLTVIYDDNEISIEDDTRIAKNEDVGARYAAYGWDVRHVDWRKGDPSKGSEYHEDVEALYAAIEAGKKVTDKPTFIVLRTIIGWPAPNKQNTGKIHGSALGADEVAATKEILGFDVNETFAVAGDVLAHTRKVVERGQAAHAEWNTRFESWAKSNPERRELFDRLTKGELPQGWEKSLPEFPADPKGLATRAASGKVLEALAPVLPELWGGSADLAESNNTTMKGEPSFIPAEYATKAFPGNEYGRTLHFGIREHGMGSILNGITANGKTRPYGGTFLVFSDYMRGAVRLSALMKLPVIYVWTHDSIGLGEDGPTHQPIETLSALRAIVGLDVVRPADANETAYAWRGALEHKDRPTGLALSRQNLPTIDRSKYASAEGTLKGGYILSEASGGEPKVILIGTGSEVQYCLSAQERLEAEGTPTRVVSMPCLEWFYEQDTAYQQQVLPRGVKARVTVEAGIRQSWDRILGEAGEPVSIEHYGASAPAKILFEQFGFTADNVVAKANAALAKVGEITGHTTGN; this comes from the coding sequence GTGGCTGCCACTGATCCTGCTCTCAATTGGTCCGACCTAGACCGCAAAGCGGTGGACACCGTCCGGGTCCTGGCCATGGATGCCGTCGAGAAGTCCGGCAACGGCCATCCCGGCACGGCGATGAGCCTCGCCCCCGCCGCTTACCTGCTGTTCAACCGGGTCATGAGGCACGACCCGACCGATCCGCACTGGGCCGGGCGCGACCGCTTCGTGCTCTCCTGTGGTCACTCCAGCCTCACGCTCTACATTCAGCTGTACCTGAACGGCTTCGGCCTGGCGCTGGACGATCTGGCCTCGCTGCGCCAGTGGGACTCGCTGACCCCCGGCCACCCGGAGTACGGCCACACCCCCGGCGTCGAGGTCACGACCGGCCCCCTCGGCCAGGGCATCGGCAACGCGGTGGGCATGGCGATGGCCGCCCGCCGCGAGCGCGGCCTGTTCGACCCCGAGCCCAAGCCCGGTGACTCCCTGTTCGACCACCACGTCTACGTGCTGTGCTCGGACGGCGACGTCGAGGAGGGCGTCAGCCACGAGTCGAGCGCCATCGCCGGCGTGCAGAAGCTCGGCAACCTCACGGTGATCTACGACGACAACGAGATCTCCATCGAGGACGACACCCGCATCGCCAAGAACGAGGACGTCGGCGCGCGCTACGCGGCGTACGGCTGGGATGTGCGCCACGTCGACTGGCGCAAGGGCGATCCGTCGAAGGGCAGCGAGTACCACGAGGACGTCGAGGCGCTGTACGCGGCGATCGAGGCCGGCAAGAAGGTCACCGACAAGCCGACGTTCATCGTCCTGCGCACGATCATCGGCTGGCCCGCGCCGAACAAGCAGAACACCGGCAAGATCCACGGTTCCGCGCTGGGCGCCGACGAGGTGGCCGCGACCAAGGAGATCCTCGGCTTCGACGTGAACGAGACGTTCGCGGTGGCCGGGGACGTGCTGGCGCACACCCGCAAGGTCGTCGAGCGCGGCCAGGCCGCCCACGCCGAGTGGAACACCCGGTTCGAGTCCTGGGCCAAGAGCAACCCGGAGCGCCGGGAGCTGTTCGACCGGCTCACCAAGGGCGAGCTGCCCCAGGGCTGGGAGAAGTCGCTGCCCGAGTTCCCGGCCGACCCCAAGGGCCTGGCCACCCGGGCCGCGTCCGGCAAGGTCCTCGAGGCGCTGGCGCCGGTGCTGCCCGAGCTGTGGGGCGGCTCGGCCGACCTCGCCGAGAGCAACAACACCACCATGAAGGGCGAGCCGTCCTTCATCCCCGCCGAGTACGCGACCAAGGCCTTCCCCGGCAACGAGTACGGCCGCACGCTGCACTTCGGCATCCGCGAGCACGGCATGGGCTCGATCCTCAACGGCATCACCGCGAACGGAAAGACCCGCCCGTACGGGGGAACGTTCCTGGTCTTCAGCGACTACATGCGCGGCGCCGTCCGCCTGTCGGCGCTGATGAAGCTGCCGGTCATCTACGTGTGGACGCACGACTCGATCGGCCTCGGCGAGGACGGCCCGACCCACCAGCCGATCGAGACGCTGTCGGCGCTGCGGGCCATCGTCGGCCTCGACGTGGTGCGCCCGGCCGACGCCAACGAGACCGCGTACGCCTGGCGCGGCGCCCTCGAGCACAAGGACCGCCCGACCGGCCTGGCCCTGTCCCGGCAGAACCTGCCGACGATCGACCGCAGCAAGTACGCGTCGGCCGAGGGCACGCTCAAGGGCGGCTACATCCTCTCCGAGGCGTCCGGCGGCGAGCCCAAGGTGATCCTGATCGGCACCGGCTCCGAGGTGCAGTACTGCCTGTCCGCGCAGGAGCGCCTCGAGGCCGAGGGCACACCCACCCGCGTGGTATCGATGCCGTGCCTCGAATGGTTCTACGAGCAGGACACCGCGTACCAGCAGCAGGTTCTGCCGCGCGGCGTCAAGGCCCGGGTGACGGTGGAGGCCGGCATCCGGCAGAGCTGGGACAGGATCCTGGGCGAGGCCGGCGAGCCGGTGAGCATCGAGCACTACGGCGCCAGCGCCCCCGCCAAGATCCTCTTCGAGCAGTTCGGGTTCACCGCGGACAACGTGGTGGCCAAGGCCAACGCCGCCCTGGCCAAGGTCGGCGAGATCACCGGTCACACGACCGGCAACTGA
- the tal gene encoding transaldolase yields the protein MTDRLGELSAAGVAVWLDDLSRPRLTTGGLKKLLDEQHVVGVTTNPSIFQKALSDADAYDEQLKDLARQGVTVEEAVRLMTGRDVRDACDVERPAYDASNGVDGRVSIEVDPRKAHETESTVAEAKTLWWLVDRENLFIKIPATLAGLPAITQVLAAGISVNVTLIFSNERYRQVIDAFLAGIEQAKANGHDITKIGSVASFFVSRVDTEIDKRLDKIGSDEAKALKGKAAIANAQLAYEAYEEVFSTDRWKALEAAGAHPQRPLWASTSTKNPEYKDTIYVEELVAPGTVNTMPEAVIHAFADHGEVRTDAVTGSYDAARKVFADLERVGVDLPDVFKVLEDEGVDKFEASWKELLEGVDKSLRAAAEGSSSPSDAA from the coding sequence ATGACCGACAGGCTTGGTGAGCTCTCCGCCGCTGGTGTGGCGGTGTGGCTCGACGACCTCTCCCGTCCCCGGCTCACCACCGGCGGGCTCAAGAAGCTGCTCGACGAGCAGCACGTGGTCGGGGTGACCACCAATCCGAGCATCTTCCAGAAGGCGCTGTCCGACGCCGACGCGTACGACGAGCAGCTCAAGGACCTGGCTCGGCAGGGTGTCACGGTCGAGGAGGCCGTACGCCTGATGACCGGGCGCGACGTGCGCGACGCGTGTGACGTCGAGCGCCCGGCCTACGACGCCTCCAACGGCGTCGACGGCCGGGTGTCCATCGAGGTCGACCCCCGCAAGGCCCACGAGACCGAGAGCACCGTGGCCGAGGCCAAGACGCTCTGGTGGCTCGTCGACCGCGAGAACCTGTTCATCAAGATCCCGGCGACCCTGGCCGGCCTGCCGGCGATCACCCAGGTGCTCGCCGCGGGCATCAGCGTCAACGTGACCCTGATCTTCTCGAACGAGCGCTACCGCCAGGTGATAGACGCGTTCCTCGCCGGCATCGAACAGGCCAAGGCCAACGGCCACGACATCACCAAGATCGGCTCGGTGGCGTCGTTCTTCGTCTCCCGCGTGGACACCGAGATCGACAAGCGCCTCGACAAGATCGGCAGCGACGAGGCCAAGGCGCTCAAGGGCAAGGCGGCCATCGCCAACGCCCAGCTCGCCTACGAGGCGTACGAGGAGGTCTTCTCCACCGACCGGTGGAAGGCCCTCGAGGCCGCCGGCGCCCACCCGCAGCGGCCGCTGTGGGCGTCCACCTCCACCAAGAACCCGGAGTACAAGGACACCATCTACGTCGAGGAGCTGGTGGCCCCGGGCACGGTCAACACCATGCCGGAGGCCGTGATCCACGCGTTCGCCGACCACGGCGAGGTCCGCACCGACGCGGTGACCGGCTCGTACGACGCCGCCCGCAAGGTCTTCGCCGACCTCGAGCGCGTCGGCGTCGACCTGCCGGACGTCTTCAAGGTGCTTGAGGACGAGGGTGTCGACAAGTTCGAGGCCAGCTGGAAAGAACTGCTCGAGGGCGTCGACAAGTCGCTGAGGGCGGCGGCCGAGGGCTCGAGCAGCCCGAGCGACGCGGCCTGA